The nucleotide sequence TGGTTGGATTTTCTGCAATTTTTGTTTTGCTTCTGTTGCTAATCCGTTGATTGCTGCGTAGTCGATGTTTTCTGGAATCTTTTTCGCTTCCATGCGTTTTAATTTTTCTACTTTTTCCATGGCTTTTTTGATGTAGCCTTCATATTTGATTTGGATTTCTACTTGTTCGATTTCTTTTCGTGTCAATTCTTCATTTTCTGGAATAAACCGTAGAAGTTCTGCATAAGTAATCTCAGGACGTCTTAAAAAGTCGCTTGCTAGTACACCATCTTTTAATGGTGCCGCATTAATCGTTGCTAAAAAGTCTTGGACTTCTTCTGTTGGTTTGATTCGTACATTCATCAAACGTTTGATTTCTTGTTCAACTGCTTCTTTTTTCTTCAAATAATTCTTGTATTGATCTTCTTTTACTAAGCCTACACGGTGACCCATTTCTGTTAATCGCAAATCTGCATTATCATGACGTAAAAGCAGACGGTATTCAGCACGTGAAGTCAGCAAACGATAAGGTTCGTTCGTTCCTTTTGTTACCAAATCATCGATCATGACACCGATGTAACCGTCACTTCGTTTGATCACTAAAGGTTCTTTTCCCTGAACTTTCAAAGCTGCATTGATACCGGCAATCAGCCCTTGTCCAGCCGCTTCTTCATAACCGCTTGTACCATTTGTTTGTCCAGCTGTATAAAGATTTTCAACGACTTTAGTTTCTAATGTCGGACGGAGCTGGTGTGGCTCTACTACGTCATATTCGATAGCATATCCTGTACGCATCATTTCTACTTTTTCTAATCCAGCAATAGAATGAAGCATGTTGACTTGAACATCCTCTGGTAAAGAAGTAGATAAACCTTGAACATAGACTTCTTCCGTATTTAAGCCTTCTGGTTCCAAAAATAATTGATGACGTGGTTTGTCTGCAAAACGCACGATCTTATCTTCGATGGATGGACAATAGCGAGCGCCTACCCCTTCAACGATCCCTGTAAACATTGGGGCACGATGTAAGTTGTCTCGAATAATTTGGTGAGTCGTCTCACCTGTATAGGTCAGCCAGCAAGATTCCTGATCTAGTTTATAGGCACTATCTGGTGTGCTGAAGCTAAAATGATTCGGCTCTTTGTCACCAGGCTGCTCTTCTGTAACAGAATAGTCGATCGTACTTGATTTTACTCGAGGCGGTGTTCCTGTTTTGAACCGTTCGATAGCAAAGCCAAGTTCTTTTAGATGATTCGCTAGTCCAATAGAAGGTTGAGAGTTATTCGGACCTGATGAATATTTCAATTCACCGATAATGATTTCTCCGCGAAGTGCTGTTCCGGCTGTAATAACAACTGCTTTGGCCCGGTAGCTCGCTCCTGTGGACGTCACTACTCCATGACAAACACCATCTTCGACGATCAGTTCTTCGACGATTCCTTGTCTTAGCGTCAAATTTGGTTCTTTTTCGATCGTATGTTTCATTTCTGTTGAATAAGCATGTTTGTCTGCTTGTGCTCGCAATGCTCGGACAGCTGGGCCTTTTCCTGTGTTCAACATACGCATTTGGATATAGGTTTTATCGATATTCTTACCCATTTCTCCGCCTAACGCATCGATTTCTCGAACGACAACGCCTTTAGCTGGTCCGCCTACAGAAGGATTACATGGCATGAATGCTACCATGTCCAAATTTATTGTCAGTAATAATGTTTTTGATCCCATACGTGCAGCAGCAAGTGCAGCTTCTGAACCGGCGTGTCCTGCGCCAACAACGATCACGTCATACGCATCTGCTTCATAATGTTCCAATCGTTTGTTCCTCCTTTTATTTTCCTAAACAAAATTGACTGAATAATTGAGTGATTAGCTCATCTTGTACACTGTCGCCGACAACTTCTCCTAGATAGTCCCAGCAACGCGTCATATCTATTTGAACGAGATCCACAGGCATTCCTGAATCAATACCTGCAATGACTTCTTCAAGTGAGAGGGAAGCTTTTTCTAACAACGCGATATGGCGGGTATTAGAAACATAAGTAGCGTCTCTTTCTCCTGTTTCTCCGCTGAAGAATAAATCAGAAATAGCTGATTCCAAACGATCTAGTCCGTCGTTTTTAGCTACGGAAATTGAAAAAACTGGTTCATTTTCGATCAATTTCTTCAATTTTTCTTGTTCCAGCTGTGCTGGCAAATCTGTTTTATTTAGAAGAATGATCCGTTTCAATCCACTTGTCGCTTCCAATAATTGTTCATCTTCTGCTGTCAGTGGTTCGCTTTGGTTTAGAACAAGTAAGATCAAGTCTGCTTCTGCTAATGCTTTTCGGCTTCTTTCGACCCCGATCCGTTCCACCACATCTTCTGTTTCCCGAATTCCAGCTGTATCGATTAGCTTGAGCGGTACCCCCCGAACATTGACATACTCTTCGATTACATCTCGAGTCGTTCCTGCAATATCCGTAACGATTGCTTTTTCTTCTCTTAACAAATGGTTTAACAAACTTGATTTGCCGACATTTGGCCGGCCGATGATTGCCGTACTTAACCCTTCCCGCAGAACCTTCCCTTGCTTGGATGTAGCAAGTAGCGCTTGGATTCTTTGTTGGATCATCTGCGCTTTTTCAAGCAATAACTTCGTAGTCAATTCTTCGACATCATCATATTCTGGATAATCAATATTTACTTCTACTTGTGCTAATGTCTCTAAAATCTCTTGTCTCAATGAGCGGATCAAAGCAGACAGATTGCCGTCTAACTGATTAAGAGCTAGTCCCATTGCTTTGTCTGTTTTTGCCCGAATCAAATCCATCACAGCTTCTGCCTGTGAAAGGTCAACACGACCATTCAAGAATGCTCGTTTTGTGAATTCACCTGGCTCAGCTAATCTTGCACCTTCTCTTAACAATAGCTGCAAAATTTGATTGACTACAACGATCCCACCGTGACAATTGATTTCTACTACATCTTCCCGCGTAAATGTCTTTGGTGCTCTCATCACGGAGACCATGACTTCATCGACAAGCTGATTGCTCTTGGGATCAACGATATGTCCATAATGGATCGTATGACTTGGTACTTCTGATAATCGTTTGTTTCCAGATTGATAAACTTTATCTGCTAGTTGCACAGCTTGATCGCCACTTAAACGAACGATACTGATTGCACCTTCTCCAGGTGGGGTAGAAATTGCCGCAATCGTATCAAATTCTAAAGTAATTTCAGCCATTTTTTCACTTCCTTTTTCATTTTGCGCACAAAAAAAGTGCCCACTCCACCCTTTATGCACAATAAACGGTGAACTTCGCACTTTGACTGCTTGTTCTTGATTAAATTCTGGTCATAGATTATCACACTTGCTATAAGGAATCAAGTGTTTAAAACAATTAGATGAAGTTGAGCCTGTTCTGCTTCCATTACCTTATATTTAATTGTCCTTGGATGTCTCTTTGCGTTCTTTGGTTTATTCGAAGAGAAGATACTGTATAAACAAGGCTTTATCTTTCTTAAAAAAAACGGTACACTAAATGGTAGCGCTATCTAAACTATACACTTTTGAAAGGAGAAAATATGTGAGCCCGTTCAGATCTGCTGCATTGGAAGAAGAAAGTGACCCTCGGATCAACGATGTCGTTTTATCTACAGGGAATATCAACCAGAAATATATCGTCCGCGATATCGTTTTTGTTGTGGAATGCTTAGAAGCTGATTTGTTTGACCCATCTTTTCCCAAAGATGACCTTTTCTTAACAACGAAGAGGAAATTAAAGACGAAGGTACTTGAATATGGTGCGAATGCAGTAATCAACTGTCATTTTGAGTATCAGCAAAAAAAACGCGACGGAAAGTATTTTCTGGAACTTTTTGCTTATGGAACAGTGATCCAATTTATCCAAACAACGATTGGTTAAATGAAACAGACAAAAAAAGCGGATCAAAACTGAAGACAGTTTCGATCCGCTTTTTTCTATCAAAGTTAGTGACTACTTCATCGTATACTCTGATAAGAATGATTTCTAGTAAAATATACTTGGTTTGAAAAACTTTGTCAACGTGATTTATTCAAAAAGTAATGGAATCAATAATATTTTTTAGCAGGTTCTACTACTAAATAACGATAAGGTTCCTCACCTTCCGAATGTGTTTTTACATGTTCATCTTTGCTTAATGCAGCATGGATTTGTTTACGTTCAAATGCAGGCATTGGTTCTAAGAAAACAGGCTGCCCTGTCCGTTTTACTTTTTCAGCCGTGCGATCAGCTAAACGCTGAATGATCTCTTGGCGCTTTTCACGGTAATTGCCTACATTGACTACTACAGACAGCTTATTTCTTGCTAAACGATGGATGAAGACTTGTGCCAGATATTGCAATGCATTCAGTGTTTTTCCATGTTTCCCAATCAGTATGCCTTGCTTTTGTGTTTCTAAATGGAAAACAACCATATTATTTGATTCTCTTTCCATTTTGACAAGAGCTGGAGCATCAAGCTGTTTTGAAATTTCAGTAAGATAAACTGCCAATTCCGTTAAAGCTGCTTCATCACCTAGCTCACTTACTTCTTCTGTTTTTTCTTCAAGAATCGTTTCGTTGACTACCTCGATCTCAGCTGTTGGTTCTTCTTCCAAAATTTCTTCTACAGTCTGTTCTACTGTTTCAGAAACTTTTTCGCTGATACTTGGCTGGATCGAAAGCCGTGCATTCTTTCGACCCATTCCTAGGAAACCTTTTTTTCCTTCTTCCAGTATTTCGATTTCGACTTGGTCTTTGGCCAAACCCAAATCAGCCAGACCTAGTTGGACAGCTTCGTCTATTGTTGCAGCTTCATAAATCGGCATTAGCATTACCTCCCCTATTATTTCCGTTTTTTCTTAGGATTCATTGCTTTCTTAAGAGCACGTTCTCTTTCGCGGATTCTCCGTGCTTCTTCTTCACGCTCTTTTCGAATTTTGAAAGGGTTGTTGATCAGCAGCG is from Enterococcus faecium and encodes:
- the jag gene encoding RNA-binding cell elongation regulator Jag/EloR; this encodes MPIYEAATIDEAVQLGLADLGLAKDQVEIEILEEGKKGFLGMGRKNARLSIQPSISEKVSETVEQTVEEILEEEPTAEIEVVNETILEEKTEEVSELGDEAALTELAVYLTEISKQLDAPALVKMERESNNMVVFHLETQKQGILIGKHGKTLNALQYLAQVFIHRLARNKLSVVVNVGNYREKRQEIIQRLADRTAEKVKRTGQPVFLEPMPAFERKQIHAALSKDEHVKTHSEGEEPYRYLVVEPAKKYY
- the mnmG gene encoding tRNA uridine-5-carboxymethylaminomethyl(34) synthesis enzyme MnmG; the encoded protein is MEHYEADAYDVIVVGAGHAGSEAALAAARMGSKTLLLTINLDMVAFMPCNPSVGGPAKGVVVREIDALGGEMGKNIDKTYIQMRMLNTGKGPAVRALRAQADKHAYSTEMKHTIEKEPNLTLRQGIVEELIVEDGVCHGVVTSTGASYRAKAVVITAGTALRGEIIIGELKYSSGPNNSQPSIGLANHLKELGFAIERFKTGTPPRVKSSTIDYSVTEEQPGDKEPNHFSFSTPDSAYKLDQESCWLTYTGETTHQIIRDNLHRAPMFTGIVEGVGARYCPSIEDKIVRFADKPRHQLFLEPEGLNTEEVYVQGLSTSLPEDVQVNMLHSIAGLEKVEMMRTGYAIEYDVVEPHQLRPTLETKVVENLYTAGQTNGTSGYEEAAGQGLIAGINAALKVQGKEPLVIKRSDGYIGVMIDDLVTKGTNEPYRLLTSRAEYRLLLRHDNADLRLTEMGHRVGLVKEDQYKNYLKKKEAVEQEIKRLMNVRIKPTEEVQDFLATINAAPLKDGVLASDFLRRPEITYAELLRFIPENEELTRKEIEQVEIQIKYEGYIKKAMEKVEKLKRMEAKKIPENIDYAAINGLATEAKQKLQKIQPETIAQASRISGVNPADLSILMVYIEQGKIAKVSEPA
- the mnmE gene encoding tRNA uridine-5-carboxymethylaminomethyl(34) synthesis GTPase MnmE — its product is MAEITLEFDTIAAISTPPGEGAISIVRLSGDQAVQLADKVYQSGNKRLSEVPSHTIHYGHIVDPKSNQLVDEVMVSVMRAPKTFTREDVVEINCHGGIVVVNQILQLLLREGARLAEPGEFTKRAFLNGRVDLSQAEAVMDLIRAKTDKAMGLALNQLDGNLSALIRSLRQEILETLAQVEVNIDYPEYDDVEELTTKLLLEKAQMIQQRIQALLATSKQGKVLREGLSTAIIGRPNVGKSSLLNHLLREEKAIVTDIAGTTRDVIEEYVNVRGVPLKLIDTAGIRETEDVVERIGVERSRKALAEADLILLVLNQSEPLTAEDEQLLEATSGLKRIILLNKTDLPAQLEQEKLKKLIENEPVFSISVAKNDGLDRLESAISDLFFSGETGERDATYVSNTRHIALLEKASLSLEEVIAGIDSGMPVDLVQIDMTRCWDYLGEVVGDSVQDELITQLFSQFCLGK